The following coding sequences lie in one Yoonia sp. R2331 genomic window:
- a CDS encoding glycosyltransferase produces the protein MSGTAILAGDLAALPVASTAFARLVALAESLPDAAVLHCPATPGPLPPAAQALRDADIKLAELPGPPVRTSGSPHGKAAAVALRTWESVKRQKFDTLHVIHDLSAAHFLLGARHLGLWVHPARIVAHVVDPVQRQFETGRATPANYAAFATCFMDRQCVARADAVVAHSKTVRDWLVARNWRTADQIALAPGLARMPGPARHAPDQPQPLARLIFAGTQTDTRGLTTCAYALRVLATRGVDIPQVVISGRTLDDFPAKPFLAELSEQTGIPIETLPLTRRAALLDLARQPGSLTLVVPQEDDAPAVLPELLATDAPVIATTAGDTPALVGGDTDILCPAADHIALADLIETRIAAGLVTAYQSHRADDLAQNARAWDALHTGLPNPTFSAAKDTESPLVSVCIAHHNRPQMIRDTLDAVVDQGYANLEILVVDDGSTADNRAALAHVLADYPAARMVPQDNRYLGAARNAAAKAAKGKYLLFKDDDNISMRHEIATFVRAAEHSDAEILTCFSDNFSGDSLPDEASIDGVRRVPFGQDVIYGMFRNGFGDSNCFVRRDVWERLGGFTEHFRVGLDDQEFFMRATLAGVRVDVLPEALYYYRLGGAKMKRFHVAKLANAQRLLTPVLASAQFDANLMPLFLLARSLQA, from the coding sequence ATGAGCGGCACCGCCATCCTTGCCGGTGATCTGGCCGCGCTGCCCGTCGCCTCAACCGCCTTTGCCCGGCTGGTGGCGCTGGCCGAAAGCCTGCCAGACGCCGCCGTGTTGCATTGCCCTGCCACCCCCGGGCCGCTGCCGCCAGCCGCACAGGCGCTGCGGGACGCGGATATCAAGCTGGCCGAACTGCCCGGCCCGCCGGTGCGCACATCCGGCTCACCCCATGGCAAAGCCGCCGCCGTGGCTCTGCGCACATGGGAAAGCGTGAAGCGACAAAAATTCGACACGCTACACGTGATCCATGATCTCTCTGCCGCGCATTTCCTGCTGGGTGCGCGGCATCTGGGGCTGTGGGTTCACCCCGCGCGCATTGTGGCCCATGTGGTGGACCCCGTGCAGCGGCAGTTTGAAACCGGCCGTGCGACGCCTGCCAATTACGCCGCCTTTGCCACCTGTTTCATGGACCGCCAATGTGTCGCCCGTGCCGATGCCGTGGTGGCCCATAGCAAAACGGTGCGCGACTGGCTTGTGGCCCGCAATTGGCGCACCGCTGATCAGATCGCGCTGGCCCCCGGTCTGGCGCGCATGCCCGGGCCCGCCCGCCATGCCCCTGACCAACCGCAGCCCCTGGCCCGGCTGATCTTTGCAGGTACCCAGACCGACACGCGCGGACTGACCACATGCGCCTATGCCTTGCGCGTGCTGGCCACGCGCGGCGTTGATATCCCGCAGGTCGTGATCTCTGGCCGCACTTTGGATGATTTCCCGGCCAAACCGTTCCTTGCCGAACTGTCCGAACAGACTGGCATCCCGATCGAGACCCTGCCCCTCACCCGGCGCGCCGCCCTGCTGGATCTGGCGCGCCAACCCGGCAGCCTGACCCTTGTGGTGCCGCAGGAAGACGACGCACCCGCGGTGCTGCCCGAACTCTTGGCGACCGATGCCCCGGTGATTGCCACAACCGCCGGTGACACCCCCGCCCTTGTGGGGGGTGATACAGATATCCTTTGCCCCGCCGCCGATCACATCGCACTGGCAGACCTGATCGAAACCCGGATCGCCGCGGGCCTTGTGACCGCCTATCAAAGCCACCGGGCGGATGATCTGGCACAGAACGCGCGCGCCTGGGATGCGCTGCACACAGGCCTGCCAAATCCGACGTTTTCCGCAGCAAAAGACACTGAAAGCCCCCTTGTCAGTGTCTGCATCGCTCATCACAACCGGCCCCAGATGATCCGCGACACGCTGGATGCGGTGGTGGACCAGGGCTATGCCAATCTGGAAATTCTGGTGGTCGATGACGGCAGCACGGCTGACAATCGCGCCGCCTTGGCCCATGTGCTGGCTGACTACCCTGCCGCCCGCATGGTGCCGCAGGACAACCGCTATCTGGGGGCCGCGCGCAACGCCGCTGCAAAGGCCGCCAAGGGCAAATACCTGCTTTTCAAGGACGACGACAATATCTCAATGCGCCATGAAATCGCGACCTTCGTGCGGGCCGCCGAACATTCCGATGCGGAAATTCTGACCTGCTTTAGCGACAACTTTTCCGGTGACAGCCTGCCCGATGAGGCCAGCATCGACGGCGTGCGCCGGGTGCCGTTCGGGCAGGATGTGATCTACGGGATGTTCCGCAATGGCTTTGGCGATTCCAACTGCTTTGTGCGGCGCGATGTCTGGGAACGGCTGGGCGGCTTTACCGAACATTTCCGCGTAGGGCTCGATGATCAGGAATTCTTCATGCGCGCCACGCTGGCCGGCGTGCGTGTCGATGTGCTGCCAGAGGCGCTTTATTACTACCGGCTTGGTGGGGCCAAGATGAAACGGTTCCACGTCGCAAAGCTGGCCAATGCGCAGCGCCTGCTGACCCCGGTGCTGGCCAGCGCGCAGTTTGACGCCAACCTGATGCCGCTTTTCTTGCTTGCGCGCAGCTTGCAGGCCTAA
- a CDS encoding ABC transporter permease codes for MTDTPLPQPKLARPRFQAARTIMALILREMGSTYGASPGGYVWAVLQPVGMVMFLSLGFSLVVRAPSLGTSFILFYATAYLPFSLYGDVAAKTGNTLRYARALLAYPSVNWIDAILARFILNVLTNCTVYCLVMTGILMFVDSHTILDVGPVLIAISLSALLGLGVGLCNAVLIGLYPIWQNIWGIVTRPLILASGIFYIYEDLPQAAQSILWWNPLMHMSAAAREGYFPTYNPQFVSLAYAYGLALVLIFLGLVFMRSQHTAILEQR; via the coding sequence ATGACAGACACCCCCCTGCCCCAGCCGAAACTGGCCCGCCCCCGGTTTCAGGCCGCCCGCACCATCATGGCGCTGATCCTGCGCGAGATGGGATCGACCTATGGGGCCTCGCCGGGGGGCTATGTCTGGGCGGTGCTGCAACCTGTGGGCATGGTGATGTTTCTGTCGCTGGGCTTTTCACTGGTGGTGCGCGCGCCGTCACTGGGTACCAGCTTTATCCTGTTCTACGCCACCGCCTATCTGCCGTTTTCGCTCTATGGCGATGTGGCGGCCAAGACCGGGAACACGCTGCGCTATGCCCGGGCGCTGCTGGCCTATCCATCCGTTAACTGGATCGACGCGATCTTGGCGCGGTTCATCTTGAACGTGCTGACCAATTGCACGGTCTATTGCCTCGTCATGACCGGGATTTTGATGTTCGTGGATAGCCACACCATTCTGGACGTGGGCCCGGTGCTGATCGCCATCTCGCTCTCGGCGCTGCTGGGGCTGGGGGTGGGCCTGTGCAACGCGGTGCTGATCGGGCTTTATCCGATCTGGCAGAATATCTGGGGCATTGTCACCCGGCCGCTGATCCTCGCATCTGGCATCTTTTATATCTACGAGGACCTGCCGCAGGCGGCGCAAAGCATTCTGTGGTGGAACCCGCTGATGCACATGTCCGCCGCCGCGCGCGAGGGGTATTTCCCCACCTATAATCCGCAGTTCGTGTCACTGGCCTATGCCTACGGTCTGGCGCTGGTGCTGATCTTCCTGGGGCTGGTGTTCATGCGGTCCCAGCACACCGCTATTCTAGAGCAGCGCTAA
- a CDS encoding phosphomannomutase has product MNAPAFGTSGLRGLVVALTPDLITDHVQAYLAACPVGGAVWVGHDLRPSSPALAGVVRDALQAAGVDVVWAGEVPTPALALAALDAGQGAVMVTGSHIPADRNGLKFYTSTGEITKADEAAILAALGGAGTTGQGALRTDTGVGARYSARYQNAYAGALEGLTLGFYAQSAVGRDLMPALLRDLGAEVTELGRAADFVPVDTEAVSAETRAMLADWAATGAYDAILSTDADGDRPLLTDAAGMVIPGDVLGQITGAALGAGHAVTPVSSNSGAEAVFATVTRTRIGSPFVIAAMQGADVVGYEANGGFLLGFDAMGPAGSLPALMTRDAVLPMLAVLAAAARQGGMAAVLAGQPQRFTASDRLQGVPTARSQALVADWQQTPRNRAAFLAELGLTEATTDSTDGLRITATDGQVVHLRPSGNAPELRCYTESGSAQAAQGLLAHALAGLSAALE; this is encoded by the coding sequence GTGAACGCGCCAGCCTTTGGGACAAGTGGGCTGCGCGGGTTGGTTGTGGCGCTGACGCCTGATCTGATCACGGATCACGTGCAGGCCTATCTGGCCGCTTGCCCGGTGGGCGGGGCGGTCTGGGTCGGCCATGACCTGCGCCCGTCATCGCCCGCGCTGGCTGGCGTGGTGCGCGATGCCTTGCAGGCCGCAGGTGTGGATGTGGTCTGGGCCGGTGAAGTGCCAACCCCGGCGCTGGCGCTGGCGGCGCTGGACGCAGGCCAAGGGGCGGTCATGGTCACCGGCAGCCATATCCCGGCTGATCGCAACGGGCTGAAGTTCTACACATCCACGGGCGAGATCACCAAGGCAGACGAAGCTGCGATCCTGGCTGCTTTGGGCGGTGCCGGAACTACGGGGCAGGGGGCATTGCGCACAGATACCGGTGTGGGCGCGCGTTATTCAGCACGCTATCAGAACGCCTATGCCGGCGCATTAGAGGGTCTAACGCTGGGGTTTTACGCGCAATCGGCGGTGGGGCGCGATCTGATGCCCGCGCTGTTGCGCGATCTGGGGGCAGAGGTCACAGAGTTGGGCCGCGCCGCGGATTTCGTGCCGGTTGATACCGAAGCGGTCAGCGCCGAGACCCGCGCGATGCTGGCAGATTGGGCCGCGACAGGGGCCTATGACGCGATCCTCAGCACCGATGCCGATGGCGACCGGCCCTTGCTGACCGATGCGGCAGGCATGGTGATCCCCGGCGATGTGCTGGGCCAGATCACCGGGGCGGCACTGGGGGCAGGGCACGCGGTTACGCCGGTCAGTTCCAACAGTGGGGCCGAGGCGGTGTTCGCCACCGTGACCCGCACGCGGATCGGATCACCTTTCGTGATTGCCGCGATGCAGGGCGCGGATGTCGTGGGCTACGAGGCGAACGGCGGCTTTCTTCTGGGCTTTGATGCGATGGGCCCTGCGGGGTCACTGCCTGCGCTGATGACCCGTGATGCGGTGTTGCCGATGCTGGCAGTACTGGCGGCTGCGGCCCGGCAAGGCGGCATGGCGGCGGTGCTGGCCGGGCAACCCCAGCGGTTCACGGCCAGTGACCGTTTGCAGGGCGTGCCGACGGCCAGGTCACAGGCCCTTGTTGCGGATTGGCAGCAAACCCCCCGCAACAGAGCCGCTTTTTTGGCAGAGCTGGGCCTGACAGAGGCCACAACAGACAGCACCGATGGTCTGCGGATCACTGCAACAGATGGGCAGGTGGTGCATCTGCGCCCCTCGGGCAATGCGCCGGAATTGCGTTGCTATACCGAAAGTGGTTCCGCGCAAGCGGCACAGGGCTTGCTGGCCCATGCGCTGGCGGGGCTTAGCGCTGCTCTAGAATAG
- a CDS encoding polysaccharide biosynthesis protein — protein MYRFVSTLSRQAKRIILLLVDVALVPVALLLAFALQTNGLPAGPGLLTHWAGVPMLMMIAALLVLVTGIHRVQLKAYESRAIMMTGMHALLLGLATAILDDMAGYGTPLATFINFVLVYFLMCVAARVVMLQVLLWVYRSGHEQTRVLIYGAGATGRQLAAALRTDETIQTVAFVDDNPALHTTMVRGLTVYSSVAVDGLIASRQIDRVLLAMPSLSRPKLAQLSRRFEDMGVDVQALPSFAQLTGQEELLGQLEPVAPGTFLGRAPLDAELPGGSDTYAGRNVLVSGAGGSIGSELCRQILACKPAKLVLFDVSELALYTIDMELQGLRRKAKIALVPVLGSVTDVGLVARVMRDHGIEIVLHAAAYKHVPMVEKNAVVGMSNNVLGTQVMAQAALDAGVQRFTLISTDKAVRPTNMMGASKRLAEMVIQDLASRSNRTIFSMVRFGNVMGSSGSVIPLFNDQIAKGGPVTVTHRDVTRYFMTIPEAARLVLAAGSFAQGGDVFVLDMGEPIAIYDLARQMITAAGYTVRDEATPQGDIEIKITDLRPGEKIHEELLIGEGQTTTPHPKVLLESATHLSEIEMAAALKALRTAVTEADEDALRDVVVRWVEGGAAFALRGASQT, from the coding sequence ATGTATCGCTTTGTCAGTACACTTTCGCGCCAGGCCAAGCGCATCATCCTGCTATTGGTGGATGTGGCATTGGTGCCGGTGGCGTTGCTGCTGGCCTTTGCGCTGCAGACCAATGGTCTGCCTGCGGGGCCGGGGCTGCTGACCCATTGGGCCGGTGTGCCGATGCTGATGATGATCGCGGCCTTGCTGGTGCTGGTCACCGGCATCCACCGGGTGCAGCTGAAAGCCTATGAAAGCCGGGCGATCATGATGACCGGGATGCATGCGCTGCTGCTGGGGCTGGCCACTGCCATTCTGGACGACATGGCCGGTTACGGCACGCCGCTGGCCACGTTCATCAACTTTGTACTGGTCTATTTCCTGATGTGTGTCGCCGCGCGCGTGGTGATGTTGCAAGTGCTGTTGTGGGTCTACCGTTCGGGCCATGAACAGACCCGTGTGCTGATCTATGGCGCAGGTGCGACGGGCCGCCAGCTGGCAGCGGCCCTGCGCACCGATGAGACGATCCAGACCGTGGCTTTTGTCGATGACAACCCGGCCCTGCACACCACGATGGTGCGCGGGCTGACGGTCTATTCGTCCGTTGCTGTGGATGGGTTGATCGCCAGCCGCCAGATCGACCGGGTGCTGCTGGCGATGCCAAGCCTGTCGCGCCCCAAACTGGCGCAGCTGTCGCGCCGGTTTGAAGACATGGGCGTGGATGTGCAGGCGCTGCCGTCGTTTGCGCAGCTCACCGGGCAAGAAGAACTGCTGGGCCAGTTGGAACCCGTCGCCCCCGGCACCTTTCTGGGCCGCGCGCCACTGGATGCCGAATTGCCCGGCGGGTCAGACACCTATGCGGGGCGCAACGTGCTGGTCTCTGGCGCGGGTGGGTCGATCGGATCGGAACTGTGCCGTCAGATTCTGGCGTGCAAACCGGCCAAGCTGGTCTTGTTCGATGTCAGCGAGCTGGCGCTTTACACCATCGACATGGAATTGCAGGGTCTGCGCCGCAAGGCAAAAATTGCACTTGTCCCTGTGTTAGGCTCTGTCACGGATGTGGGGCTGGTGGCCCGCGTGATGCGGGATCACGGGATTGAGATCGTGCTGCACGCGGCCGCCTACAAACACGTGCCGATGGTCGAAAAGAATGCCGTGGTAGGCATGTCCAACAATGTGCTGGGCACGCAAGTCATGGCGCAGGCGGCCCTGGATGCGGGTGTGCAGCGCTTTACCCTGATTTCCACCGACAAGGCGGTGCGCCCGACCAATATGATGGGCGCCTCCAAACGTCTGGCTGAGATGGTCATTCAGGATCTGGCCAGCCGGTCGAACCGGACGATTTTCTCGATGGTGCGGTTTGGCAATGTGATGGGGTCATCAGGCTCTGTCATTCCGCTTTTCAACGATCAAATCGCCAAGGGCGGACCGGTCACTGTCACCCACCGCGATGTGACGCGCTATTTCATGACCATCCCAGAGGCCGCACGCCTTGTGCTGGCGGCTGGGTCCTTTGCACAGGGCGGCGACGTCTTTGTGCTGGATATGGGAGAGCCCATCGCGATCTATGATCTGGCGCGGCAGATGATCACCGCCGCAGGCTATACCGTGCGCGACGAGGCCACCCCGCAGGGCGATATCGAAATCAAGATCACCGATTTGCGCCCGGGCGAGAAAATCCACGAAGAGCTGTTGATCGGCGAAGGCCAGACCACCACACCGCACCCCAAGGTGCTGCTGGAAAGTGCCACCCATCTGAGCGAGATCGAGATGGCCGCGGCCCTCAAGGCGCTGCGCACCGCAGTCACAGAGGCAGATGAAGACGCGCTGCGCGATGTGGTGGTGCGCTGGGTTGAAGGTGGGGCGGCATTTGCCCTGCGCGGGGCCAGCCAGACGTGA
- a CDS encoding sugar transferase, with the protein MTPAKRALDVVIALCLGLILLPFLLLVMGVMLIREGRPLFYVSERMKTPTEGFDLIKLRTMPVNTADGGVTGGNKSAQLSRLHQLLRRSRADELPQLWNVLRGDISLVGPRPPVRRYVEAYPDLYRRVLRSRPGITGLASLHFHAHEEALLAACETAAETDAVYRRRCIPRKAKLDLIYQQRRNLCLDLKLIGQTAAKPFQGR; encoded by the coding sequence ATGACACCTGCCAAACGTGCCCTGGATGTGGTGATTGCCCTGTGTTTGGGTCTGATCCTGCTGCCGTTTTTGCTTTTGGTCATGGGCGTGATGCTGATCCGTGAAGGTCGCCCGCTGTTTTATGTCTCCGAACGGATGAAGACGCCGACCGAAGGCTTTGATCTGATTAAGCTGCGCACCATGCCAGTGAACACCGCCGATGGCGGGGTGACGGGCGGCAACAAATCCGCGCAATTGTCACGGTTGCACCAGCTTTTGCGCCGCAGCCGCGCGGATGAGTTGCCGCAGCTGTGGAACGTGTTGCGCGGGGATATCAGCCTTGTGGGGCCGCGCCCGCCGGTGCGCCGCTATGTAGAGGCCTATCCCGATCTTTATCGCCGCGTCCTGCGCAGTCGTCCGGGGATCACCGGCCTCGCGTCCCTGCATTTTCATGCCCATGAAGAGGCGTTGCTGGCGGCCTGCGAAACGGCCGCAGAAACCGATGCGGTCTACCGGCGGCGCTGCATTCCACGCAAGGCCAAGCTGGATTTGATCTATCAGCAAAGGCGCAACCTGTGTCTGGATCTGAAGCTGATCGGGCAGACGGCGGCCAAGCCGTTTCAGGGGCGTTAG
- a CDS encoding NAD-dependent epimerase/dehydratase family protein yields MTTNGPLILGSAGHVGRALARVWPKDQPAFWHSRKGGDLAWDLLTESAPDLTGITGVVQLARGADAAAEVALACAACDLGDVYGVPVLIASSQAVYGPQLGKVGEDTPCQPVGDYGAGKLAMEQAITGRACALRIGNVAGCDMLLMNAAKGRVTLDQLPDGSSPRRSYISAVGLGAVIRGLLAHAGPLPDVVNVAQPGTLAMGDLLRAACQSWDWRPAGPGVLATLELDVTRLMALVPLPQVDAQVLIAEARAAGWAVR; encoded by the coding sequence ATGACCACAAACGGACCATTGATATTGGGTAGCGCGGGCCATGTTGGGCGCGCGCTCGCTCGTGTTTGGCCCAAGGATCAACCCGCATTTTGGCATAGCCGCAAGGGCGGTGATCTGGCGTGGGATCTGCTGACCGAAAGCGCGCCTGATCTGACCGGCATCACCGGTGTGGTGCAACTGGCGCGCGGGGCAGATGCCGCCGCAGAGGTGGCGCTGGCGTGCGCCGCCTGTGATCTGGGTGATGTTTATGGCGTGCCGGTGCTGATCGCCTCAAGCCAGGCGGTTTATGGGCCGCAGCTGGGCAAGGTCGGCGAAGATACCCCCTGCCAGCCGGTGGGTGATTACGGCGCGGGCAAGCTGGCAATGGAGCAGGCGATCACAGGGCGCGCCTGTGCCTTGCGGATCGGCAATGTGGCGGGTTGCGATATGCTGCTGATGAATGCCGCCAAGGGCCGGGTGACGCTGGATCAATTGCCGGATGGCAGCAGCCCGCGCCGGTCCTATATCTCGGCCGTTGGGCTGGGCGCTGTGATCCGGGGGCTGCTGGCCCATGCGGGTCCCCTGCCGGATGTGGTCAACGTGGCCCAGCCGGGCACGCTGGCGATGGGGGATCTGCTCCGCGCGGCTTGCCAAAGTTGGGACTGGCGGCCTGCGGGGCCGGGTGTTCTGGCCACGCTGGAGCTGGATGTGACCCGCCTGATGGCGCTGGTGCCCTTGCCGCAGGTGGATGCACAGGTCTTGATCGCAGAGGCGCGTGCTGCCGGATGGGCGGTGCGATGA
- a CDS encoding CAP domain-containing protein — protein sequence MGLSAAEQYLLELINRARLDPQAEANRYGVGLNSGLQSGTIDGSAKQVLAPNSKLESAAISHSKWMLSADTFSHTGAGGSNPGQRMSDAGYQFSGNWTWRENLAWTGSTGSINLSRAIEQHHEGLYRSAGHRANTFAEDIREVGLAQVSGKFTYQGNTYNASMLTEKFAKSGGDVYITGVAYNDNNGDWFYSIGEGRKNVKIIADGENDTSIGSGGYAVAVGKSDKMAVKVVNGNATWATLDIDTSDGNAKLDVVRGDNGRWQLETSTDTNLKGGLIKNAKLLGRDNLDLDGSGADNRLEGNRGNNEIKGGSGKDVIVGMGGNDKIWGGFGWDGLNGGNGNDQVSGGDGNDRIAGHNGNDKLWGNKHNDVLYGGNGNDRLDGGFQNDQLWGGGGRDTFVFNKGSDRIRDFQDNIDTIAIARATAGNGTKVSDILDDARIVNGNAILEFDGGGTLRVDGVSNLNILANDLTII from the coding sequence ATGGGTCTGTCGGCTGCCGAACAATATCTACTGGAACTGATCAACCGGGCGCGGTTGGATCCCCAGGCAGAAGCCAACCGTTATGGTGTGGGTCTGAATTCGGGTCTGCAAAGCGGTACCATTGATGGCAGCGCCAAGCAGGTGCTGGCACCCAACAGCAAGTTGGAAAGTGCCGCCATCAGCCACAGCAAGTGGATGCTGAGCGCGGATACCTTCAGCCACACTGGCGCAGGCGGGTCGAACCCCGGTCAGCGCATGAGCGATGCGGGGTATCAATTCTCGGGCAACTGGACATGGCGCGAAAACCTCGCCTGGACCGGGTCGACGGGATCCATCAACCTGAGCCGCGCGATCGAGCAGCACCACGAGGGGCTGTATCGCAGTGCAGGCCACCGCGCCAATACCTTTGCCGAGGATATCCGCGAGGTTGGGCTGGCGCAGGTAAGCGGCAAGTTCACCTATCAGGGCAATACCTATAACGCCTCGATGCTGACCGAGAAGTTCGCGAAGTCAGGCGGCGACGTCTATATCACCGGCGTGGCCTATAACGACAATAACGGTGATTGGTTCTATTCCATCGGAGAGGGCCGCAAGAACGTCAAGATCATCGCGGATGGCGAGAACGACACCTCTATCGGCAGCGGTGGCTATGCGGTGGCCGTGGGCAAGTCCGACAAGATGGCCGTCAAGGTCGTGAACGGCAATGCCACATGGGCGACGCTGGATATCGACACATCCGACGGCAACGCAAAGCTGGACGTGGTGCGGGGTGACAACGGGCGCTGGCAGCTGGAAACCTCGACCGATACCAACCTCAAGGGCGGGTTGATCAAGAACGCCAAGCTTCTGGGCCGTGACAACCTTGATCTGGATGGATCGGGTGCAGACAACCGGTTGGAAGGCAACCGTGGCAACAACGAGATCAAGGGCGGCAGTGGTAAGGACGTGATTGTCGGCATGGGCGGCAATGACAAGATCTGGGGCGGCTTTGGCTGGGATGGGCTGAACGGCGGCAATGGCAACGATCAGGTCAGCGGCGGTGACGGCAATGACCGGATTGCCGGGCACAACGGCAATGACAAGCTGTGGGGCAACAAGCACAACGATGTGCTTTATGGCGGCAACGGCAATGACCGGCTGGATGGCGGTTTCCAGAACGACCAGCTTTGGGGCGGCGGCGGGCGTGATACTTTCGTGTTCAACAAGGGCAGCGACCGGATTCGCGATTTTCAGGACAACATCGACACCATCGCCATTGCCCGCGCCACCGCAGGCAACGGCACCAAGGTGTCCGACATTCTGGATGATGCGCGGATCGTGAACGGCAACGCCATTCTGGAATTTGATGGTGGTGGCACGCTGCGGGTCGATGGGGTCAGCAACCTCAATATTCTGGCAAACGATCTGACCATCATATAA
- a CDS encoding polysaccharide biosynthesis/export family protein produces the protein MMRITKLLATGLACLLLVACNAPRGAGFQSEVLAASDETGPDGEAIYDFAVFDVTRAALPTIANWPRTGQGGYSWINGGAQPASVLISPGDRLQISVWDAEENSLLTTAGQRVAQLQSIQVGADGRIFIPFVGEMRVAGMAPGTARARIEEELVATVPSAQVQLSLEPGRGNTANLVSGVTRPGVYPLPDTNASVLELIAEGGGIRGDLVNPQVRILRGNDIYGTSVSRLFDNPRLDTVLRGGDRVIVEEEERSFLSLGAANRQAQHVFPTDQITALEAMAIIGGVSANTANPQGILVLRSYPTRAVRDGVSGPPMDRVVFTLDLTSADGLFSAGQFPIYDGDLVYATESPLNAARTVFGLLDAGVDLFNRLN, from the coding sequence ATGATGCGCATCACAAAGCTTTTGGCCACGGGGTTGGCCTGTCTGCTTTTGGTCGCATGTAATGCGCCCCGCGGGGCCGGTTTTCAAAGCGAAGTGCTGGCGGCCAGTGATGAAACCGGGCCCGATGGCGAGGCGATTTACGACTTTGCCGTTTTTGATGTGACCCGCGCGGCCCTGCCCACAATCGCCAATTGGCCGCGCACGGGGCAGGGGGGCTATTCCTGGATCAACGGGGGTGCGCAGCCTGCCTCGGTGCTGATCTCACCGGGGGATCGGTTGCAGATCTCGGTCTGGGATGCGGAAGAAAACTCGCTTTTGACCACCGCAGGTCAGCGCGTGGCGCAATTGCAAAGCATTCAGGTGGGCGCTGACGGGCGTATCTTTATCCCCTTTGTGGGCGAGATGCGCGTGGCCGGCATGGCGCCAGGCACCGCGCGCGCGCGCATCGAAGAAGAGCTGGTGGCCACGGTGCCCAGTGCGCAGGTGCAACTGAGCCTGGAACCGGGGCGCGGCAATACCGCAAATCTGGTGTCGGGCGTGACCCGGCCCGGGGTCTATCCCTTGCCTGACACCAATGCATCGGTGCTGGAGCTTATTGCAGAGGGTGGCGGCATCCGGGGTGATCTGGTCAATCCACAGGTCCGCATCCTCCGGGGCAATGACATCTACGGCACCTCGGTGTCCCGGCTGTTTGACAACCCGCGGCTGGATACGGTGCTGCGCGGCGGTGACCGGGTGATCGTGGAAGAGGAAGAACGCAGCTTTTTGTCGCTGGGGGCGGCCAACCGGCAGGCGCAACACGTCTTCCCGACGGATCAGATCACGGCGCTAGAGGCGATGGCGATCATCGGCGGGGTGTCGGCTAACACCGCAAATCCACAGGGTATTCTGGTGCTGCGGTCCTATCCGACCCGCGCGGTGCGCGACGGCGTCAGTGGCCCACCGATGGACCGGGTGGTGTTCACCCTGGATCTGACCAGTGCCGATGGCCTGTTCAGTGCCGGCCAATTCCCGATCTATGACGGTGATCTGGTCTATGCCACCGAAAGCCCGCTGAACGCCGCGCGCACGGTCTTTGGCCTGTTGGACGCCGGGGTCGATTTGTTCAACAGGCTGAACTAA